GGAAGGGCCGCGCCTCAGGGTCCGGTCTTGCAGAAGAGGCACTCCCGGAGGTCGGCGGGCTCTGGTGCGCGCGTTGCCGACGTCACCGCGTTCGTGGCATCCCGGCACTGCGATGCCGGTGCGCTGCGCGTGCTCCCGCGTTGGTATCCGAAGAGCATCGTCACGTTGATCCAGTGGTGCTCGTAGGCGGGAGGGAAGTCGAAATCCTCCCCGAGCGGGCCTCACGGGGCTTCCTTCAAGTAGTTTCCAAGAATCGCTGCAGGGCTGTCACCGTGGCGTCGGGCCGTTCCTGCTGGACCCAGTGGCCCGCGCCCTCGATGAGGTGGACGGCGCGCATGTCAGCGCACGCCGTCGTCTGCATCCGGTCAAACGCTCCCGGCGCCTGATGCACGCCCCAGTCCGCAGCGCCCGCGATGAAGGCGGCCGGCACCTGCACGGCGGCGCCGGCATAGAGCCTCAACTCATCGAGATGAACGGGGTCCAGCATGACCCGGTACCAGTTCAGGCCCCCCTGAAACCCGGTTCGGGCGAACTCGGCTGCATACACGGCAAGCTCATCGTCGGTGAGCCAGGCAGCTTCCCGAGGCGGTGCGTGGCGGGCGACGGTAGTCGCCATGGTTTCGTGGTAGTCCATCACGTAGTAGGTGGGAAGCTTGGCCAGCTCCCCGGCCGTCCACTCCTGCAGGGGATGCGGACGGTTGTCCAACCAGTCGGCGCTCTTGTGGTGCGAATAGGCGCGGAGGAACGCGTGAATGCCGGCCGGTGCCTCCCGCATGTCCCGGTCGGCCGCAGGCGTGGTGTAGTAGTACTGGTAATGCTTGCGCGGACGAGCCAGCGCTTCGAGCGCAGGTTCCACCGCCAGCACGGCAGGCGGTTCCCGGCTCGCCGGAGGACCCCCAACGGGCGCGCTCATCAGGATCAGGCGGCGGAACAGGTCGGGGCGGGCGAGCGCGCTGTAGTACGCCACCATCGCTCCGAAATCGTGGCCGATCACGGCCTCGAACGATTCGATTCCGACCGCCGAGCGGAGCCCCACGACATCCCTGACTAGGTTCAGGAAGCGATAGGGGACAAGGTCGTCGTCGTAGGGGGCCGGCGCGGCTGCGGTAGGGCCGTAGCCACGCTGGTCAGGCGCCAGGATGTGATAGCCGGCATCGGCCAGCAGGACCATCGCCTTCCGCCAGCTGTAGGCAAGCTCCGGAAAACCATGCAGCAGCAGCAGGCTGGGATTGCCGGCCTTTCCAGCTTCCAGGAAGTGCATCTGTAGATCGTTGCCGTTATCTACGA
The Rhodospirillales bacterium genome window above contains:
- a CDS encoding alpha/beta hydrolase, whose translation is MTYLHASLPATIRARVVDNGNDLQMHFLEAGKAGNPSLLLLHGFPELAYSWRKAMVLLADAGYHILAPDQRGYGPTAAAPAPYDDDLVPYRFLNLVRDVVGLRSAVGIESFEAVIGHDFGAMVAYYSALARPDLFRRLILMSAPVGGPPASREPPAVLAVEPALEALARPRKHYQYYYTTPAADRDMREAPAGIHAFLRAYSHHKSADWLDNRPHPLQEWTAGELAKLPTYYVMDYHETMATTVARHAPPREAAWLTDDELAVYAAEFARTGFQGGLNWYRVMLDPVHLDELRLYAGAAVQVPAAFIAGAADWGVHQAPGAFDRMQTTACADMRAVHLIEGAGHWVQQERPDATVTALQRFLETT